One window from the genome of Mucilaginibacter ginsenosidivorans encodes:
- a CDS encoding NHL repeat-containing protein — MERRSFIKQTALVSASFFIAKDMLAKDDGPIYGHGNMRYRMNNKWSKADPNINPVNDCHEMVQDKKGRILLLTNETKNNVLIYSKSGKLLDTWGHDFPGAHGLTLFNENGTEVLFITDTVKHQVYKTTIDGKILMTIDVPLETGVYKEAKEFVPTETAIDTNGDFYIADGYGAQYITHYDKNGKLKNFFGGRGDGDEHLDNAHGIVIDRRQATPTLMITDRTRNCFKRFSMDGKLIEVIKLPGACVCRPVIKGDHLYAAVLRSPDLGHENSGFTTILDKDNKVVSNLGGSEPVYKDGVLQPMSQAEKIFLNPHDVCVDDDENLYVAQWASGKVYPYKFTRV; from the coding sequence ATGGAAAGAAGAAGTTTTATCAAACAAACGGCACTAGTCTCAGCTTCGTTTTTTATTGCGAAGGATATGCTGGCAAAGGATGACGGGCCAATTTACGGGCATGGCAACATGCGTTACCGCATGAATAATAAGTGGAGCAAAGCCGACCCAAACATTAACCCGGTGAACGATTGCCACGAGATGGTGCAGGACAAGAAGGGCCGGATACTACTGCTTACCAACGAGACGAAGAACAATGTACTGATCTATTCCAAATCGGGCAAGCTGCTGGATACCTGGGGGCACGATTTTCCGGGAGCGCATGGTTTGACCTTGTTTAACGAAAATGGTACGGAAGTTCTGTTTATTACCGACACCGTAAAACACCAGGTTTATAAAACTACCATCGACGGTAAGATATTAATGACCATTGATGTTCCACTTGAAACTGGCGTATATAAAGAAGCTAAGGAGTTTGTACCAACTGAAACCGCGATTGACACCAACGGCGATTTTTATATAGCTGATGGTTATGGTGCGCAGTACATCACCCATTATGATAAAAACGGCAAACTGAAGAACTTTTTTGGCGGACGCGGCGATGGCGACGAACATTTGGATAATGCACACGGTATCGTTATAGACCGGCGCCAGGCTACGCCAACGCTAATGATCACCGACCGTACACGTAATTGCTTTAAACGTTTCAGTATGGATGGCAAACTGATAGAGGTGATCAAACTGCCCGGTGCGTGTGTATGCCGTCCGGTTATCAAGGGCGACCATTTGTACGCAGCGGTATTGCGTTCGCCTGATCTGGGTCATGAAAATTCTGGGTTTACTACAATCCTGGATAAGGATAATAAAGTTGTATCCAATTTAGGCGGATCGGAACCTGTTTATAAGGACGGCGTTTTACAGCCTATGTCGCAGGCTGAAAAAATATTCCTGAACCCCCATGATGTATGTGTGGACGATGATGAGAACCTGTACGTGGCGCAATGGGCCTCGGGCAAAGTATATCCATATAAATTTACGCGCGTATAA
- a CDS encoding ABC transporter ATP-binding protein: MKFDVPNTDSPSEKVKALPSKSLAKLVWMLVRPYKKWMVIIFTAMVLETLMSLATPWPLKILIDNVIGHHKLPGWLSWMERVFPGENKMQFAAVAAVSLIVMAAIGALAGYLNSYFTESIAQYVSNDLRRRIYHHLQRLSLAYYDTHQTGKLLSVITSDVSTIQDFASATMMSITVDFLTIIGMLGIMFYLNAGFTLLAICITPFLLFFVSRFKKVMKKATHEVRVDQSNMLTVMQQGLESIRAVNAFGRQELEENKLKKVSMETVGAALKARRVKSVLNPVITLIVAACTAMVLWQGTDLVLKGAMTVGSLTVFLWYMNKFFSPVQDLAKMTSTIAQATVALERIQSILDTEILIADLPGAEDPGRLTGDIVFEKVSFAYNSDEPVLKGIDLHIGSGQRVGICGPTGSGKSTILSLIARFYDTTGGHVYIDGKDITRFSIDGLRSQIAFVLQDTVLFYGTVRDNIAYGRPEATEAEIIEAAKLANAHEFISHMPHGYDTVVGERGVTLSGGQRQRIGIARAVVRNSPILVLDEPTAALDTEAEKIVMEALEQLMQGRTVITIAHRLSTIADSDKIVVLHDGVIAEEGTHDELIELGHIYAGLYNNQASSKHPLHKIIS; encoded by the coding sequence ATGAAGTTTGACGTCCCAAATACAGACAGCCCGTCGGAAAAGGTGAAGGCATTACCTTCCAAAAGCCTGGCTAAACTGGTTTGGATGCTGGTGCGGCCCTATAAAAAATGGATGGTCATCATCTTCACCGCTATGGTGCTGGAGACGCTGATGAGCCTGGCCACCCCCTGGCCATTAAAGATACTCATCGACAATGTTATCGGTCATCACAAACTACCCGGGTGGCTCAGCTGGATGGAAAGGGTGTTCCCCGGCGAAAATAAGATGCAGTTTGCGGCGGTTGCCGCTGTCAGTCTTATTGTGATGGCGGCTATCGGGGCATTGGCAGGGTATCTCAACAGTTATTTTACCGAAAGCATTGCACAATATGTTTCGAACGACCTGCGCCGGCGTATCTATCATCACCTGCAGCGATTGTCGCTGGCCTATTACGATACGCATCAAACCGGCAAGCTATTAAGCGTTATCACCAGCGATGTGTCAACCATCCAGGACTTTGCCTCGGCCACGATGATGAGTATCACTGTCGATTTTCTTACCATCATTGGGATGCTCGGCATTATGTTTTACCTGAATGCCGGGTTCACTTTGCTGGCCATATGCATCACGCCGTTCCTGCTTTTCTTTGTTTCGCGATTCAAAAAGGTGATGAAGAAGGCCACCCATGAAGTACGTGTCGATCAGAGCAATATGCTTACAGTGATGCAGCAGGGGCTCGAATCTATCAGGGCGGTAAACGCTTTCGGCAGGCAGGAACTGGAAGAAAATAAGCTAAAAAAGGTGAGTATGGAGACCGTCGGCGCAGCACTAAAAGCCCGGCGGGTGAAATCGGTACTGAACCCGGTCATCACCCTCATCGTAGCTGCCTGTACGGCGATGGTTTTATGGCAGGGCACCGACCTGGTACTGAAAGGCGCTATGACCGTAGGGTCGCTTACCGTGTTCCTTTGGTATATGAACAAGTTCTTTTCGCCCGTGCAGGATTTGGCTAAAATGACCAGCACCATAGCCCAGGCAACGGTTGCGCTGGAAAGAATTCAATCTATACTGGATACCGAAATATTGATAGCTGACCTACCCGGCGCAGAAGACCCCGGCAGGCTGACCGGCGACATCGTTTTTGAGAAGGTATCTTTTGCCTATAATTCAGATGAGCCCGTTTTGAAAGGTATTGATCTGCATATCGGCAGCGGGCAAAGGGTGGGTATTTGCGGGCCAACAGGCAGCGGAAAATCGACCATACTGAGCCTGATAGCCAGGTTTTATGACACTACAGGCGGGCATGTTTATATCGATGGTAAGGATATTACCCGGTTTAGTATTGACGGATTGCGCTCGCAGATCGCTTTTGTTTTGCAGGATACGGTTTTGTTTTATGGTACCGTGCGGGATAATATAGCTTATGGCCGGCCCGAGGCTACAGAGGCGGAGATTATTGAAGCAGCCAAACTGGCCAATGCGCACGAATTTATCAGTCACATGCCGCATGGGTATGACACCGTGGTTGGTGAACGTGGTGTAACGCTTTCCGGCGGGCAGCGGCAACGCATTGGGATAGCGCGGGCGGTGGTGCGCAATTCGCCTATCCTGGTTTTGGATGAACCGACCGCAGCGCTGGATACAGAGGCGGAAAAAATAGTGATGGAGGCCCTGGAACAATTGATGCAGGGACGTACTGTTATTACCATTGCACACCGGTTGAGCACCATAGCTGATTCGGACAAGATCGTCGTCTTACATGATGGTGTAATTGCCGAAGAAGGCACCCATGATGAGCTGATAGAGCTGGGGCACATCTATGCCGGGCTTTACAACAACCAGGCAAGTTCGAAGCACCCGCTTCACAAAATTATTTCGTAG
- a CDS encoding DUF1501 domain-containing protein, whose product MEKEFLEHGLHLNRRKFLSRLSLGIGSAALGSLLIPDLFSGLSGDSGADFIPGIPNFAPKAKRIIYLFQDGAPSQLESFDYKPKLREMMGQELPASIRGSQILTGMTANQKSFPLAGSYYDFKQYGRHGAWVSDLFPHIGSIADDICIIKSIYTEAINHDPALTFFQTGAQQGNRPSMGSWVSYGLGSENKNLPAFTVLLSKGKGNGQGVYSKLWSNGFLDSIHQGVLFSSSENPVLYLNNPEGLDRNERRKMLDKLAELNDISANEFHDPEITAKVQQYEMAYRMQTAVPDIMDVSKESDDIVKMYGPECLVPGTYAANCLLARKLSENGVRFVQLYHQGWDQHTNLPMEMAGQARDVDQASAALVTDLKQRGLLDETLVIWGGEFGRTNYSQGKLEKANYGRDHHPRCFCVWMAGGGVTPGMVYGETDDFGYNITQNPVHVHDFHATVLNQMGIDHTKLTFKSLGRRYRLTDVAGNVVRDIIS is encoded by the coding sequence ATGGAGAAGGAGTTTTTAGAACATGGCCTGCACCTGAACAGGCGCAAGTTTTTGTCGAGGCTGAGCCTGGGCATAGGCAGCGCTGCCTTGGGGTCACTGCTTATACCCGACCTTTTTTCCGGTCTTAGCGGGGATAGCGGCGCCGATTTTATCCCGGGGATACCCAACTTCGCCCCTAAAGCTAAACGCATTATTTACCTGTTCCAGGATGGCGCACCGTCGCAATTGGAGTCTTTTGATTACAAGCCCAAGCTGCGCGAAATGATGGGGCAGGAACTGCCTGCTTCAATTCGCGGCAGCCAGATACTAACCGGGATGACGGCTAATCAAAAATCATTTCCCCTGGCAGGCTCCTATTATGATTTCAAGCAATATGGCCGCCACGGCGCCTGGGTGAGCGATTTATTTCCGCATATCGGCAGCATAGCCGACGATATTTGCATCATCAAATCCATCTATACTGAAGCTATTAACCACGACCCGGCGCTGACGTTTTTCCAGACCGGCGCACAGCAGGGTAACCGGCCAAGCATGGGATCGTGGGTGAGCTATGGCCTCGGTAGCGAAAATAAAAATCTGCCTGCATTTACTGTTTTGCTTTCAAAAGGCAAGGGCAATGGACAGGGGGTTTACTCCAAGTTGTGGAGCAATGGGTTCCTGGATTCTATTCACCAGGGTGTACTGTTCAGCAGCAGCGAGAATCCGGTATTATACCTCAACAATCCGGAAGGGCTCGACAGGAATGAGCGCCGGAAGATGCTGGACAAACTGGCCGAACTGAATGATATTTCGGCCAATGAATTTCATGATCCTGAAATAACCGCGAAAGTGCAGCAATATGAAATGGCCTACCGCATGCAAACTGCTGTACCGGATATCATGGATGTATCGAAGGAATCGGATGACATAGTAAAAATGTACGGGCCGGAATGCCTTGTGCCGGGCACTTATGCCGCCAATTGCTTACTCGCGCGAAAGCTGTCCGAAAATGGGGTTCGGTTTGTACAATTATATCATCAGGGCTGGGACCAGCACACTAACCTGCCCATGGAAATGGCAGGGCAGGCAAGGGATGTAGACCAGGCGTCGGCAGCATTAGTTACTGACCTGAAACAGCGTGGCCTGCTGGACGAAACCCTGGTGATATGGGGCGGCGAATTCGGTCGTACGAACTACAGCCAGGGCAAACTGGAAAAAGCCAACTATGGTCGCGATCATCACCCGCGATGCTTTTGTGTGTGGATGGCCGGTGGTGGTGTTACACCGGGGATGGTTTATGGCGAAACGGACGATTTCGGTTATAACATCACCCAAAACCCGGTGCACGTCCACGATTTTCACGCAACGGTATTGAACCAGATGGGTATTGATCATACCAAATTAACTTTTAAGAGCCTGGGCCGGCGATACCGTTTGACGGACGTTGCGGGGAATGTGGTACGTGATATTATTTCGTAA
- a CDS encoding FN3 associated domain-containing protein, which translates to MIKSRHKAFADNTLFALNIFIIVLLLAGDHLAIPRWLQPVGRVHPLILHFPIVILVLAALMEFFRFKQSFAAEKFYRDFTTLLWLTGALLSALTAIMGLFLSREPGYEGVDIEWHRWFGVSIVFVASLIYIFRNDSWYDTAMAKKASVVMVLFLLVGGHFGADVTHGDNFILAPVMKGGRDLVPVDQALVYRDVIQPIFDSKCIGCHNESKLKGGLMLTDEKSILKGGKDGKAIVPGLPQMSLLLQRIHLPEEEKKHMAPAGKPQLTATEMAVLYHWIKENADFKKKVTDLPVSDSLRMAAMPFLKPAEASEEQFDFAAADEKTIKKLNNNYRGIYQLSEGSPALAVDIYNKSKYNPKVLEELSPIKKQVVSLNLNKMPVKDAELKTIAGFENLRTLNLNFSEITGATLKDLASLKYLRTLSLAGTKLTPNALGNLGSFKSLKEISVWDTGLKPDELASLEKANKGITFIEGFKDDGKAMKLIPPQVKNTDFVFRKPVTLVITNPIKGVDIRYTTDGTEPDSIKSALYKPGIVISDNTTIKAKAYKAGWFGSDVVNYSFFKNTLWPDSARLLKPVNERYQADGAKTLIDGELGGMNFGNNKWLGTQQDMEFLLFFKNPIKPAVLTLNCLKIIGSQIFLPNEIQVWGGVDEQHLKLIGGLKPGMQKKDDPNVVLGLNCKLKLAGPINCIKVIAKPIYKLPDWHPAKGKPSWVFVDEALVN; encoded by the coding sequence ATGATCAAAAGCCGCCATAAAGCTTTTGCAGATAATACTTTATTTGCCCTTAATATTTTCATCATCGTTCTGCTGCTGGCAGGCGACCATTTAGCTATCCCGCGCTGGCTGCAGCCTGTTGGTCGTGTGCATCCGCTAATACTGCATTTTCCTATCGTGATACTGGTACTGGCAGCGCTGATGGAATTTTTTCGCTTCAAACAAAGCTTTGCGGCCGAAAAATTCTACCGCGATTTTACCACTTTATTATGGCTGACGGGCGCGTTGCTTTCGGCATTAACAGCTATAATGGGACTGTTCCTGTCGAGGGAGCCCGGTTACGAAGGTGTGGATATTGAATGGCACCGCTGGTTTGGAGTGAGTATCGTTTTCGTCGCTTCGCTGATCTATATTTTCAGGAACGATAGCTGGTATGACACCGCTATGGCAAAAAAAGCCTCGGTGGTGATGGTGCTGTTCCTGCTGGTAGGCGGGCATTTCGGCGCCGATGTTACGCACGGCGATAATTTTATCCTGGCGCCGGTGATGAAGGGCGGTCGCGATTTGGTGCCTGTAGATCAGGCGCTGGTTTACCGCGATGTGATACAGCCTATATTTGACAGCAAGTGCATCGGTTGCCATAATGAAAGCAAATTGAAGGGTGGACTGATGCTGACCGATGAAAAATCAATACTAAAAGGCGGCAAGGATGGCAAGGCGATCGTGCCGGGGCTACCGCAAATGAGTTTGTTACTACAGCGAATCCATCTGCCCGAAGAAGAAAAAAAGCATATGGCACCCGCAGGCAAGCCTCAATTAACCGCCACCGAAATGGCAGTACTTTATCATTGGATAAAAGAAAATGCCGATTTCAAAAAGAAAGTGACCGATTTGCCTGTGTCCGACTCATTGAGGATGGCTGCCATGCCATTCCTGAAACCTGCTGAAGCAAGCGAAGAGCAATTTGATTTCGCGGCAGCAGATGAAAAGACCATCAAAAAACTAAATAATAATTATCGGGGCATTTACCAGTTGTCGGAAGGTTCGCCCGCATTGGCAGTAGATATTTACAACAAATCGAAATATAACCCGAAAGTACTTGAGGAACTCTCCCCGATAAAAAAACAGGTAGTGTCGCTCAATCTGAATAAAATGCCGGTTAAGGATGCCGAACTGAAAACGATAGCCGGGTTCGAGAACCTGCGCACACTGAACCTTAATTTTTCGGAGATCACCGGGGCTACGTTAAAGGACCTTGCGTCGCTAAAGTATCTGCGTACACTTTCTTTAGCAGGAACAAAATTAACTCCCAATGCGTTGGGTAACCTTGGCTCGTTCAAAAGCCTCAAAGAGATCTCGGTTTGGGACACGGGTCTAAAGCCGGATGAACTTGCGTCACTCGAAAAAGCCAATAAAGGGATTACTTTTATAGAAGGGTTTAAAGACGACGGGAAGGCGATGAAGCTGATACCGCCACAGGTGAAGAACACGGATTTTGTTTTCCGTAAACCGGTGACCCTGGTAATCACTAACCCCATCAAGGGCGTCGACATACGATATACAACCGACGGCACTGAGCCCGACAGCATCAAATCAGCACTTTACAAGCCTGGAATTGTGATCAGCGATAATACCACCATCAAAGCCAAAGCCTACAAGGCAGGCTGGTTTGGAAGCGATGTGGTTAATTATTCCTTCTTTAAAAATACCCTTTGGCCCGACAGCGCAAGGCTTTTAAAGCCAGTGAATGAACGATACCAGGCGGATGGCGCCAAAACACTGATAGATGGCGAATTGGGTGGGATGAATTTCGGCAACAACAAATGGCTGGGCACGCAGCAGGATATGGAGTTTTTATTGTTCTTCAAAAATCCAATTAAGCCGGCTGTATTAACGCTGAATTGTCTGAAAATAATAGGCAGCCAGATATTTTTACCGAACGAGATACAGGTTTGGGGCGGTGTGGACGAACAGCATTTGAAACTCATCGGCGGACTAAAACCAGGTATGCAGAAAAAGGACGATCCGAATGTGGTACTGGGCCTAAACTGCAAATTGAAACTTGCCGGTCCGATAAACTGTATCAAAGTAATAGCCAAACCGATCTATAAGCTACCCGACTGGCACCCTGCAAAAGGTAAGCCATCCTGGGTTTTTGTCGATGAGGCATTGGTGAACTGA
- a CDS encoding Pycsar system effector family protein, translating into MTEENLPPEGNLNDLTGNKPAGSNDPKSVYVHHLKKKKHHLQGVQTMFKSSSANHQRLSVMADNKAFIMISVNSIIITVAIGLLISKFSVNPRLVAPTVLLLIISVITIIYSVLATRPNIPKGTFTREQVEQKKVNLLFFGSYYRMDLKEFEYGITQMMDDSDFLYGSFIKDIYWQGRVLGRKFRLLRIAYDIFMYGIALSVAAYLFAALI; encoded by the coding sequence ATGACGGAAGAAAATCTGCCACCCGAAGGGAACTTAAACGATTTAACGGGTAACAAACCTGCCGGGTCAAACGATCCGAAAAGCGTATATGTTCATCATTTAAAAAAGAAAAAACACCACTTGCAAGGGGTGCAAACCATGTTCAAATCGTCTTCGGCCAATCATCAGCGACTGAGTGTGATGGCGGATAACAAGGCGTTTATCATGATATCGGTTAATTCCATTATCATAACCGTAGCCATCGGTTTGCTCATCAGCAAATTTTCGGTAAACCCGCGACTGGTGGCCCCTACGGTGCTGTTGCTCATCATCAGTGTGATAACCATTATTTATTCGGTGCTCGCCACGCGGCCCAATATCCCGAAAGGCACCTTTACCCGCGAGCAGGTGGAGCAGAAAAAAGTGAACCTTCTGTTCTTTGGCAGCTATTACAGAATGGACCTGAAGGAATTTGAATACGGCATTACTCAAATGATGGACGACAGCGATTTCCTCTATGGCAGCTTTATCAAGGATATTTACTGGCAGGGGCGCGTTTTGGGTCGAAAATTCCGCTTGCTGCGTATTGCATACGACATATTTATGTACGGTATAGCGCTTTCTGTAGCGGCCTATCTTTTTGCGGCGCTGATATAG
- a CDS encoding phospholipase D-like domain-containing protein: MFQRSIIVFPDDTVKPIIDAINGAEKSILVKMFLFSDPELIDAVITAKQRGVKVKVMLNPARRNGEDENEETHVRLQAAGITVRDTNPSFIITHEKSMVVDSKLAFVKSLNWETKNLTETRDYAIITSHPNEVEEIMLCFDADWHRKEFDPGEEARLIWCSLNGRARIAHFIDQAKHTLFIQNERFQDLVIIERIVRAASRGVKVHVMAAPPHTLKKDKLVEGVGGLRIMDDVGIKIHKLKHLKLHGKMLLADGCRAVVGSINLAPGSFDHRRELAIEVHDADVIERLQKIAHHDWENSHTLDLSDEGLYDDLERRGQGGSEKLVLDTDEKKHHHKKKKHHK; encoded by the coding sequence ATGTTTCAGCGTTCCATTATAGTTTTCCCGGACGATACCGTAAAGCCCATTATTGATGCTATCAATGGGGCCGAGAAATCTATTTTGGTAAAAATGTTTCTTTTTTCGGACCCGGAACTAATTGACGCCGTTATTACTGCAAAGCAACGGGGAGTGAAAGTGAAAGTGATGCTGAATCCTGCCCGCAGGAATGGAGAAGATGAGAATGAAGAAACACATGTCCGGCTTCAGGCGGCAGGCATAACAGTGCGCGATACCAACCCGAGCTTTATCATCACCCACGAAAAATCGATGGTGGTTGATAGCAAGCTTGCCTTTGTAAAATCGCTTAACTGGGAAACAAAAAATCTGACCGAAACCCGGGATTACGCCATTATTACCTCGCACCCGAACGAAGTAGAGGAGATCATGCTCTGCTTTGATGCCGACTGGCATCGGAAAGAGTTTGACCCCGGGGAAGAAGCGCGGCTGATCTGGTGCAGCCTGAACGGCCGTGCGCGCATAGCGCATTTTATAGACCAGGCAAAACATACCCTATTTATACAAAACGAACGTTTCCAGGACCTGGTGATCATAGAACGGATAGTACGTGCGGCGAGCCGCGGGGTTAAAGTACATGTAATGGCAGCGCCACCGCATACGCTGAAAAAAGACAAACTGGTAGAAGGCGTTGGCGGTTTGCGCATAATGGATGATGTAGGCATCAAGATACATAAACTGAAACATCTGAAGCTGCATGGCAAAATGCTTTTAGCTGATGGTTGCAGGGCGGTGGTAGGATCTATCAACCTGGCACCGGGAAGTTTCGACCACCGCCGCGAGCTGGCTATCGAGGTGCATGATGCCGATGTGATAGAACGGCTGCAGAAAATAGCACACCATGATTGGGAAAATTCGCACACGCTCGATCTGTCAGACGAAGGGTTATACGACGACCTGGAACGGCGCGGCCAGGGTGGTTCGGAGAAGCTGGTGCTGGATACAGATGAAAAGAAGCATCACCATAAGAAAAAAAAGCACCACAAATAA
- a CDS encoding glycoside hydrolase family 140 protein, with protein sequence MKKLLVFFSLLLIVQSLKAQDVFKHGRVIVSPNGHYLQYEDGQPFFWLGDTAWELFHRLKIEEIGTYLENRQQKGFNVIQAVALAEFDGLTKPNQYGDVPLIGNDPLKPNEKYFKLVDTVVKMAEKRGLYIGLLPTWGDKVTLAWGAGPVIFNKDNAYKYGYWIASRYKNSPNVLWILGGDRPAKQDTNDWRPIWTAMAKGILDATGHKAFITYHPSGGPYSTSQYIHNEPWLDMNMIQSGHGGGHDVATWDLIGRDYKMRPHKPVIDAEPNYEDHPVNPWPKWDPATGYYDAYDVRKQLYRSVFAGAAGVTYGHHSVWQFYSQWEDVINHAKMYWTEAIDRPGAFQSGYLIKLMRSRPLLQRIPDDGLILSGQGEKGSHACAFSDSLGRYMMIYLPVGKKVTIDTRSILNSKVTASWFAPATGKVQSVQTLQRSDEMQFTPPTLGFGNDWVLVLDDPKYNYPAPATYTYVYQ encoded by the coding sequence ATGAAAAAGCTGCTCGTTTTTTTTTCCCTATTGCTGATTGTCCAATCATTAAAAGCTCAGGATGTCTTCAAACATGGCCGTGTCATCGTATCGCCCAATGGGCATTATCTGCAATATGAGGATGGGCAGCCTTTCTTTTGGCTGGGTGATACTGCCTGGGAACTTTTTCATCGGCTGAAAATAGAAGAGATAGGCACCTACCTGGAAAACCGGCAGCAAAAAGGCTTTAATGTAATACAGGCCGTTGCGCTGGCTGAATTTGACGGCCTGACAAAACCGAATCAATATGGTGATGTACCCCTGATCGGCAACGACCCGCTAAAACCGAATGAAAAGTATTTCAAACTGGTTGATACCGTAGTAAAGATGGCCGAAAAACGGGGCCTGTATATCGGACTGCTACCGACATGGGGAGATAAAGTAACACTGGCATGGGGTGCAGGTCCGGTTATTTTCAACAAAGATAATGCCTATAAATATGGCTATTGGATAGCCAGCAGGTATAAGAATTCACCTAATGTTTTATGGATATTGGGTGGTGACCGGCCGGCCAAACAGGACACCAACGACTGGCGGCCGATATGGACAGCCATGGCCAAGGGGATATTGGATGCAACCGGTCATAAAGCATTTATCACCTACCATCCTTCCGGCGGACCGTATTCGACATCGCAATATATCCACAACGAGCCCTGGCTGGATATGAACATGATACAGTCCGGCCATGGCGGCGGGCACGACGTTGCAACCTGGGACCTGATAGGGAGGGACTATAAAATGCGGCCCCATAAGCCGGTAATAGATGCCGAGCCTAATTACGAGGATCACCCGGTAAACCCCTGGCCAAAATGGGACCCGGCGACGGGTTACTACGATGCTTACGATGTTCGTAAACAACTGTACCGTTCGGTTTTTGCAGGTGCGGCGGGCGTGACTTACGGGCATCATAGCGTTTGGCAATTTTATAGCCAGTGGGAAGACGTGATCAATCACGCCAAAATGTATTGGACCGAAGCCATTGACCGCCCCGGAGCTTTTCAGTCAGGTTATCTTATTAAACTAATGCGATCACGGCCTCTGTTACAGCGCATCCCCGACGATGGCCTTATTTTATCGGGACAAGGCGAGAAAGGTAGCCATGCCTGCGCATTCAGCGATAGTTTGGGAAGATACATGATGATCTATTTGCCAGTTGGAAAAAAGGTGACCATAGATACGCGATCGATCCTTAATTCAAAGGTGACGGCTTCATGGTTTGCGCCCGCTACGGGTAAAGTACAAAGTGTACAGACATTGCAAAGATCAGATGAGATGCAGTTCACCCCTCCAACATTGGGATTTGGAAACGATTGGGTGTTGGTGCTTGACGATCCAAAATATAACTACCCTGCACCGGCAACGTACACTTACGTTTACCAATAA